A region from the Vicia villosa cultivar HV-30 ecotype Madison, WI linkage group LG3, Vvil1.0, whole genome shotgun sequence genome encodes:
- the LOC131659123 gene encoding uncharacterized protein LOC131659123 — protein sequence MPPRRDNTNNHQVDQMAQAMANMAAAVTAQTAAKNLRDLEKRDREIRAAESRGLTEFRRHDPPKFQGDVTPEKADLWLQEIEKIFEVINCPPGARVLYATYLLLGDAEYWWRSTRLMMEGAHEEVNWEAFKTKFLDKYFPISARTKLGDDFLKLRQGGMTVGEYAAKFETLSRYFRFFREGEDEAYMCHRFQEGLKYELQDSVVPLGIQRFQPLVEKCREVEEMKNKGTNRGAVQNSGGPNRQNFQN from the coding sequence ATGCCTCCAAGACGTGACAATACTAACAACCATCAGGTGGATCAAATGGCCCAAGCTATGGCCAATATGGCAGCCGCTGTCACCGCTCAAACTGCTGCTAAGAACCTTCGAGATTTGGAGAAGCGAGACAGAGAGATAAGAGCCGCAGAATCAAGAGGATTAACCGAGTTTCGCCGCCATGATCCACCTAAATTCCAAGGAGATGTTACTCCCGAGAAGGCCGACTTATGGTTACAAGAGATTGAAAAGATCTTTGAGGTAATCAATTGTCCTCCAGGGGCAAGGGTGTTGTACGCCACGTACCTTCTCTTAGGCGATGCAGAGTATTGGTGGAGAAGCACTAGATTGATGATGGAGGGCGCACATGAAGAAGTGAATTGGGAAGCCTTTAAGACAAAGTTCCTAGACAAATACTTTCCCATAAGTGCGAGGACCAAATTGGGAGACGATTTTCTGAAACTTCGACAAGGGGGTATGACTGTAGGAGAATATGCCGCCAAGTTTGAGACCTTATCCAGATATTTTCGATTCTTCAGGGAAGGAGAGGATGAAGCCTACATGTGTCACCGTTTCCAAGAAGGACTCAAGTACGAACTACAAGACTCAGTGGTACCCTTAGGGATACAACGTTTTCAACCATTGGTGGAGAAATGCAGAGAGGTGGAGGAAATGAAGAATAAGGGGACAAATCGCGGGGCGGTCCAGAACTCTGGAGGGCCTAATCGTCAAAATTTTCAGAATTAA
- the LOC131659125 gene encoding uncharacterized protein LOC131659125: MRPYQRPHYNNRGPQRTENHKGGGTQAAPGVRCYQCGEGGHYANECPNRGPTCFKCNKRGHMAKDCRTPKEELAVNAVRTARPTAQGRVYCMGAEGKSPTNNLIQGNYEIEGTILTALFDSGATHSFKSQDCVDRLKMKVTPLPFDLVVSTPVSYPNF, from the coding sequence ATGCGGCCATACCAACGACCACACTATAACAACCGAGGACCTCAACGAACAGAAAATCATAAAGGAGGAGGAACTCAAGCTGCCCCAGGGGTGCGTTGTTACCAGTGTGGCGAAGGTGGGCATTATGCGAATGAATGTCCTAATAGGGGTCCTACCTGCTTCAAATGCAACAAACGGGGTCATATGGCGAAGGATTGTAGAACTCCAAAAGAAGAGTTAGCTGTTAACGCTGTTAGAACCGCCCGACCAACTGCTCAAGGGCGAGTGTATTGCATGGGTGCAGAGGGAAAATCTCCGACCAACAACTTGATCCAGGGGAATTACGAAATTGAAGGTACCATTTTAACTGCACTTTTTGATTCTGGGGCAACACATTCATTCAAATCCCAGGATTGCGTTGATCGATTGAAAATGAAAGTAACCCCATTACCTTTCGACTTGGTAGTGTCTACccctgtgtcataccccaatttttga